A stretch of the Vigna radiata var. radiata cultivar VC1973A chromosome 7, Vradiata_ver6, whole genome shotgun sequence genome encodes the following:
- the LOC106769583 gene encoding poly(U)-specific endoribonuclease-B isoform X1: MDGLMKDLVDLAIGGADHNDRQEEHGERSWADLVSGDQDQDHPRPHQQQQQQQTQWSNSPQKEERWEEDSHSYTNRPHQAVYRPQHEESQSQNLNTGHKVNEDQDGWQTVGKPSRRPQKVIEDQDGWQTVGKPPRRTQKVPKETWQNYKRPSHEQEYSDEVEVGVSLEPSEDELADLSKACDKLWDLDLNRLVPGKDYEIDCGEGKKVFQKQDMAEGTLFTWVSDDVFRKPTFARFLSLLDNYNPHEGCKEVVTSEERQEQASFIEEISRTAPIKYLHKYLASKGIASGSYQDFKRMMTNLWFDLYGRGGTSGSSSSFEHVFVGEIKQSGEVSGFHNWLQFYLEEEKGRVDYQGYIFPRRRGETPDSETQLLTVQFEWNGVLKSLSSTLVGVSPEFEIALYTLCFYVGREDNHIQLGPYAVNIKCYRFGNKIGSVFPIAES; encoded by the exons atGGACGGTCTGATGAAGGACTTGGTCGATCTTGCTATCGGTGGTGCCGATCACAACGATCGCCAAGAAGAACACGGTGAACGCTCCTGGGCCGACCTTGTCTCCGGCGATCAGGATCAG gATCACCCTCGTCCTcatcagcagcagcagcagcaacagACACAGTGGTCCAACTCACCCCAAAAG GAAGAACGGTGGGAAGAAGATAGTCACAGTTATACCAACAGGCCCCATCAG GCAGTATATCGTCCTCAGCATGAGGAGAGCCAATCTCAAAATTTGAACACTGGCCACAAG gtGAATGAAGATCAAGATGGATGGCAGACTGTTGGCAAACCTTCAAGGCGGCCACAAAAG gttATTGAAGATCAAGATGGATGGCAGACTGTTGGCAAACCTCCAAGGCGGACACAAAAG GTTCCGAAGGAAACTTGGCAGAACTACAAACGGCCTTCTCATGAGCAAGAATACTCTGATGAGGTTGAAGTCGGTGTTAGTTTGGAGCCCTCAGAAGATGAACTTGCTGATCTATCAAAAGCTTGTGACAAACTCTGGGATCTTGATTTAAATCGGTTGGTACCTGGCAAAGACTATGAAATTGACTGTGGTGAAGGGAAAAAGGTTTTCCAAAAGCAAGATATGGCAGAGGGGACCTTGTTTACTTGGGTTAGTGATGATGTATTCAGAAAGCCTACATTTGCTCGTTTTCTCTCACTTCTAGATAATTACAATCCACATGAAGGATGTAAGGAAGTAGTCACATCCGAAGAGAGACAAGAGCAAGCTTCTTTCATAGAAGAAATCAGTAGAACAGCACCAATTAAATATCTTCACAAGTATCTTGCATCTAAGGGAATTGCATCAGGGAGCTACCAAGATTTCAAACGAATGATGACCAATCTATGGTTTGACCTTTATGGCCGTGGTGGCACTTCtggctcctcttcttcttttgaacatgtttttgttggAGAAATCAAACAAAGTGGCGAAGTTTCTGGCTTCCATAACTGGCTGCAG TTTTACcttgaagaagaaaaggggaGAGTTGATTATCAGGGCTATATTTTCCCCCGTCGACGGGGAGAAACT CCTGATTCGGAAACGCAGCTTCTAACCGTTCAGTTTGAATGGAATGGTGTGCTGAAATCTTTATCAAGCACTTTGGTTGGAGTGAGCCCTGAGTTTGAAATTGCTTTATATACCCTGTGTTTCTATGTTGGTAGGGAGGATAACCACATTCAACTCGGTCCATATGCAGTTAATATCAAGTGCTATCGTTTTGGCAATAAGATTGGATCTGTTTTCCCCATTGCAGAGTCTTGA
- the LOC106769583 gene encoding poly(U)-specific endoribonuclease-B isoform X2: MVALNMLRKFGQWIGCAFFPSDAVIEDQDGWQTVGKPPRRTQKVPKETWQNYKRPSHEQEYSDEVEVGVSLEPSEDELADLSKACDKLWDLDLNRLVPGKDYEIDCGEGKKVFQKQDMAEGTLFTWVSDDVFRKPTFARFLSLLDNYNPHEGCKEVVTSEERQEQASFIEEISRTAPIKYLHKYLASKGIASGSYQDFKRMMTNLWFDLYGRGGTSGSSSSFEHVFVGEIKQSGEVSGFHNWLQFYLEEEKGRVDYQGYIFPRRRGETPDSETQLLTVQFEWNGVLKSLSSTLVGVSPEFEIALYTLCFYVGREDNHIQLGPYAVNIKCYRFGNKIGSVFPIAES; encoded by the exons ATGGTAGCGTTGAACATGTTGAGGAAGTTTGGACAATGGATAGGCTGTGCCTTCTTTCCAAGTGATGCC gttATTGAAGATCAAGATGGATGGCAGACTGTTGGCAAACCTCCAAGGCGGACACAAAAG GTTCCGAAGGAAACTTGGCAGAACTACAAACGGCCTTCTCATGAGCAAGAATACTCTGATGAGGTTGAAGTCGGTGTTAGTTTGGAGCCCTCAGAAGATGAACTTGCTGATCTATCAAAAGCTTGTGACAAACTCTGGGATCTTGATTTAAATCGGTTGGTACCTGGCAAAGACTATGAAATTGACTGTGGTGAAGGGAAAAAGGTTTTCCAAAAGCAAGATATGGCAGAGGGGACCTTGTTTACTTGGGTTAGTGATGATGTATTCAGAAAGCCTACATTTGCTCGTTTTCTCTCACTTCTAGATAATTACAATCCACATGAAGGATGTAAGGAAGTAGTCACATCCGAAGAGAGACAAGAGCAAGCTTCTTTCATAGAAGAAATCAGTAGAACAGCACCAATTAAATATCTTCACAAGTATCTTGCATCTAAGGGAATTGCATCAGGGAGCTACCAAGATTTCAAACGAATGATGACCAATCTATGGTTTGACCTTTATGGCCGTGGTGGCACTTCtggctcctcttcttcttttgaacatgtttttgttggAGAAATCAAACAAAGTGGCGAAGTTTCTGGCTTCCATAACTGGCTGCAG TTTTACcttgaagaagaaaaggggaGAGTTGATTATCAGGGCTATATTTTCCCCCGTCGACGGGGAGAAACT CCTGATTCGGAAACGCAGCTTCTAACCGTTCAGTTTGAATGGAATGGTGTGCTGAAATCTTTATCAAGCACTTTGGTTGGAGTGAGCCCTGAGTTTGAAATTGCTTTATATACCCTGTGTTTCTATGTTGGTAGGGAGGATAACCACATTCAACTCGGTCCATATGCAGTTAATATCAAGTGCTATCGTTTTGGCAATAAGATTGGATCTGTTTTCCCCATTGCAGAGTCTTGA